The sequence GGGGGCTGAACTGGGGGCCACCACCTCGCTGTTTGCCAGCGATGAAATGACTCGTGCCTTTTTGGCGGCCCAGGGCCGCGAAGCCGACTGGACTCCGTTGGCGCCTGATGAAGGGGCCGAATATGATGAGACGGTGGTTATCAATTTGGACGAGCTGCAGCCGCTGGTAGCTAAGCCGCATAGTCCGGACAATGTAGCTCCCGTAGTCGAACTGACCGACAGCAAGGTCGATCAGGTAGCTATTGGCAGCTGTACCAACTCGTCTTATCTGGATTTAATAAAAGTGGCGAAAATACTGGAAGGCAAACAGGTACACCCGGAAGTGTCCCTGGTCATTGCCCCCGGCTCCCGCCAGGTGCTGGGCATGCTGGCCGACAGTGGCGCGCTCAGCGTATTGCTGCGCGCCGGCGCCCGTATCCTGGAATGCGCCTGTGGTCCCTGTATCGGCATGGGGCAGTCGCCTAAATCAGGCGGGATATCCTTACGGACCTTTAACCGCAATTTTGAAGGCCGCAGCGGTACGCCTGACGCCAAAGTGTATTTGGTCAGCCCGGAAGTGGCGGCGGTGAGCGCCCTTACCGGTACAATCACCGATCCCCGCACTTTTGGGGCAGCACCTGTTGTCGTTATGCCGGACAAATTTGTTTCCGACGATCATCTGCTTGTTTTTCCGCCGGCTGACGGACAGGCTGTGGAAGTGGTCCGCGGACCCAATATCAAGCCCTTCCCCAAAGCGCAGCCGCCGGCTGAGTCGCTGCGGGCGCCGGTGCTCTTAAAAGTGGGCGACAATATTACGACCGACCACATTATGCCCTCCCACGCCAGCCTGCTGCCTTATCGTTCCAACATTCCCCATTTGGCCAAATACTGTTTCAGCGGTGTGGATTCTTCCTTCCCGGAACGGGCGCTACAGGCCCATGGCGGCATCATTGTCGGCGGCAATAACTACGGTCAGGGCTCCAGCCGGGAACATGCGGCACTGGCGCCGTTGTACCTGGGGATCAAGGCGGTGCTGGTCCAGTCTTTCGCCCGTATTCACCGGGCCAACCTGATTAACTTCGGCATTGTGCCGCTGCTGTTTGCCGACAGCGCCGACTATGCTGGAATCAGCCTGAATGATGAACTGGTTATTGAAAACCTTCGCGACCAGTTGAGTGCGGCTACCGTACTAACGGTGCGCAATGTGACGACAGGCAAGGACATTCCGGTCAAATGGGAAGCCACCGAACGGGAACGGCAGATCATTCTGGCCGGCGGGCTCTTAAACTACACCAGACAGGCAGGGGGTGTGGGCCGTGCGTAAAGTTACTTTAATTCCCGGCGACGGCGTCGGACCGGAAATCGCTAAGGCCGTGCAGTCTATTTTTGCCGCCGCTAAGGCGCCGGTGGCCTGGGACATCTGCCAGGCCGGACAAGCCGGCATCGACCAGGCGGGCGAACCGCTGCCGGAAGCGACGCTGGCCAGCATTCGTGCCAACGGTTTGGCATTCAAGGGACCGTTGACCACTCAGATCGGCAAGGGTTACCGCAGCATCAATGTAACGCTGCGCCAGACCTTCGACCTGTATTGCAATTTACGCCCGGTAAAATCGCTGGCCGGTATCGGCAGCCGTTATGAGGGGGTCGATCTGGTCATTTTCCGGGAAAATACCGAAGATCTCTATGCCGGCGTGGAGCACAAGGTGGGGGCCGATGCCGCTGAATCAATTAAAATCATTACCCGCAAGGCATCGCTGCGCATTGCCGAGGCGGCATTTACCTACGCGGTAAAACATAGCCGTAAGAAAGTAACGGCTGTGCATAAAGCTAATATTATGAAACTATCGGACGGCCTGTTCCTGGAGTGTGCCAGGGAAGTGGCCGCCCGGTATCCGCAAATAACCTACGAAGAAGTCATTGTAGACAATATGTGTATGCAGCTTGTCATTCGCCCGCAAAGTTATGATGTGCTGCTGGCGCCCAATCTCTACGGCGACATTATCTCCGACCTGTGCGCCGGCCTGGCCGGCGGACTGGGCGTGGTGCCCGGAGCCAATATCGGTACGGAATGCGCCATTTTTGAAGCCGTTCATGGCACGGCGCCGGACATTGCCGGCAAAAACATTGTCAATCCGGTGGCTATGCTGCTTTCCGGGCTGATGCTGCTGGAGCATATCGGCGAAACGGCTATTGCCGGCCGGATAAGGGCCGTTGTGGAGCGGGTCATTGCCGAAGGCAAAACGGTGACTCCCGATATCGGCGGTACGGCATCGACCGTGGAGATGACCGAAGCGATTATCAAATTACTGTAATATTGCGCAACCAATGACGGGCTGTTGCACTAAAAAAGTGAACCGCTCCCAGTCAAGTAGACAGACCAAAAAAGAAAAAATATTGCTGTGGATCCCGTTAAGTGCGGGATCCACTTTTTTATATAACACGTTCGAGCAATTGTCGATACATCATTGGTGCCAAACGATTTAGTTTCTTTTGCCGGCGTTCATAATTATAGAAGTGTATATAATCTTCAATGGCAACAACCAGACTGTTATAATCATCAAATTTGTTGAGATAGTACGTCTCGCATTTCAGGATACCCCAGAAACCCTCCATCGGTCCGTTATCGATGCAGCGGCCAACGCGAGACATACTTTGTAACATTCCGGCTTTATCCAGCTTTGTTTTGAACTGCTTACTGGTATATTGAAAGCCTCGGTCACTGTGAAACAGCGGATGAGCTTCCGGATATTTAGTTACCGCCAAATCAAAAGTATCAAATACAAGACGATTGTTATTATGCTTACCATAGGCAAACGAAACAACACTCCTATCTTTTAAGTCGAGAATCGCACTTAGATAAAGCTTCTCACCATTTCCGTACTTAAACTCTGTTACATCGGTTAGCCACTTCTTGTTAAGATTCTTTGCTGTAAAGTTACGGCTTAGGATATTTTCTGCTGTGACTTCCGGCGTGGAGCGCCGGTATTGTGGCCGCTTCCTTCGTATGACTGCTTTCAATCCAGCAAGCCTCGTCAGACGGTAGACTCGCTTGTAGTTGTAATGTGTACCATACCGGCTGTTTAGTTCATCCGTCAACCTGCGGTACCCATAAATCCCATTGTATTGGGCGTAAAGGTAACCTAGTTTATGTACTAGATCTTTATCTTGCTCATCTATGTTCTTGCTGCGGTTGAGCCACTTGTAATAGGAAGAACGGTTCAAGTTAAGCGCCTGACAAAGATTTGCAACTGGATAGTTTTTCTCTGTATGCAATTCCACCACGGCAATATACAGACTTTCTTGTCGGACGCCGTTCAGCTTCGCCTCCTTTCTACTTCTTGCACTTTTTTTAATATCTCAATTTCCATTTCTTTTCGCTTGTTCTCAGCTTGCAGAAGCCTGTTCTCTGCACGTAGGCGGTCAATCTCTGTCATTTCATCCGACAGTTTGCGCTTACCTCGCTTGTCGATGAGCCCATCTACACCGGATGTTTCATATTTATGGACCCAGTTGTATATCTGCGGGTAGGATACCCGATACTTTTCCGTCATTGCTGCATAGTCTTTGCCATTGGCTATGCAGTCACTGACGATTTCAATTCGCTCATCAAGCGTCGTCGCTCGTCCTTTCACCATGTGGATTTCACCCCCACTAGTTGGCTTTGTGAACCCTTCATGGTGATTATACTTCTTAATCCACTTCCTTACAATTTGTGAATGCGTGATATCATACTTTCGACACAGTCCCTCCAGCGATTCTTCACCCGCCAGATATTCTCTGATGGCCGTCTCCTTAAGCTCAGCCGAATATTTTCGTGCCGTTGAAGTTGGCGTCAGTCCTTCTACACCACGTGTTTTGTATAGCCGTATCCATATCTTTAGTGTCGTCTGCCCAATTCCCTTTTCCTCACATGTCTTTCTGAATCCTATCTTCCCGGCTAAGTAGTCTTCGACTATCCTTACTTTCTCTTCTATGGCTAATCGACCTTTTTGCGGCATGAAAATGCTCCCTTCAAAGTTTTCAGATGTTTTTTTATTTCATCTGGCTACTTTAAAGGGAGCATATCAAAGTGTAACAGCCTTGTTTCGTTCCCCGTTCGGCCTTTTCCGGAAAAATACGTTCCGCAGGATGAAAAATTGCCGGCTTACGTTAAGAAATCCATTTGTTTGAGCAAAGCGAGTTTATGGATTTTAGTAAGTCGGCAATTTTTCAAGTATTTTGGAGGACAGGCCTAGCCTTTTGGGTCCCTTTGTGGCAATGACAAAGGGACGACAAACTATTTCTCCACACATACGGGCTGTTTAAATAAGCAAAATCATTTTGTGATAGTCTTTTTTGGTATAGCGCGATAATTTCGGGTTAAATCGGAGATAACTGTGAATAGGGATTGGCAGGCCAACAGGAATTTCTCACCTGTCCGTAGAACTATCCATGAACAAAGGACAAAATGGCGTAAATGCGGCAAAAAAGGCCGCGCAGGGGGAACAAATATGGGAGTACTTGATATTATCGGCCCGATTATGATCGGCCCTTCCAGCTCGCATACGGCGGGCGCTGCCCGGTTGGGCAACATGGCCCGCACCATACTGGGTGAGGAGCCGGTCAAGGCGACCATCCAATTATACGGCTCCTTTGCCCGGACGTATAAGGGCCACGGCACCGACAAGGCGCTGGTGGCCGGTCTAATGGGCCTTTCACCGGAGGACCCGGCGATTAAGACCGCCTTGGACCGGGCTGCCCGGTCGGCTCTGCAGGTTGTATTCACCAGGGAGGACGGCCAGGACTGCCATCCTAATACCGTTAAATTCCTATTGGAAGGCGAGTCGGGCCGGAAGGTGGCCGTTACGGGGGCCTCCACCGGCGGCGGACGGATTGTCATCAGCAAAATTGATGGCTACGAAGTGGAATGTACCGGTGAATATTATACATTGATTGCCGTGTACCAGGATAAGCCGGGAATTGTGGCGGCGGTTACTCAAATCCTGGCCCAGCATGACGTCAATATCGCCTTTATGAAAGTGTCCCGCAAGCAAAAGGGCGCCCAGGCGTTAATGATTCTGGAAGCGGATCAGCCAATTACCGAAGATGTCATCGCCGCGGTGGACAGGCTGCCTGCCATGGAGTCGGCGCTGCTGGTGAAGCCGCTATGAGGGAGGAAGCAAGATGAATTATGGATACATTGCCGACCTGGTTTCGCTGGCCACCGAACGGAAACAGCAGCTGTCGGATATTGTGCTGGCAACCGAGACGGCGAACAGTGACTATCCAGCCGCCTATTTCTGGGAAGCCATGCGGGAACGGTATGGCGTTATGAAGGAAGCCGCCGTCAGCGGGCTTAAACTGCGGGAAAAATCAGCCAGCGGCATGGTCGGTGGCGATGCGGCCATGCTGGCTGGCGGTGACCTGTTCCTGGGCCCGGTCGTTACCAAGACGGCCGCTTATGCGATTGCCATTAGTGAGGTAAATGCCAGCATGGGCCGGATTGTCGCCTGCCCGACCGCCGGATCCTGTGGTATTGTTCCCGGTGCTGTCCTGGCAGTCTGTGAATGTCTGGATTATCCGGAGGAAGCCGCCATCAGGGCTTTATTTACTGCCGCCGGCATTGGCGAAGTGGTTGCCAAAAACGCCACGGTAGCCGGCGCCGTAGGCGGCTGTCAGGCCGAGTGCGGTACGGCAGCGGCGATGGCGGCAGCGGCCGTAGTGGAATTGCGCGGCGGGACGGCGTACCAGTCGGCCCAGGCCGTAGCCCTGGCTCTGAAAAATATGCTGGGCCTGATCTGTGACCCGGTGGCCGGTCTGGTGGAAGTCCCCTGCGTGAAACGCAACGGCTTTGCCGCCGTCCATGCCTTGCTGGCGGCACAACTGGCTTTAGCAGGAGTGGAAAGCGTGATACCGGCTGATGAGGTTATTGCAGCCATGTACCGAATTGGCCTGGACCTGCCGAGCTCGCTGAAGGAAACGTCCGAGGGTGGCCTGGCGAAGACGCCGACAGGCCAAAAGATCAACGAACGTCTTCTGATCTAGGTACCCACTGATTAATTCACGCTGCGCGTTCTGACGGAGCTTTTTCCGCCTGGCTGCGTCAGCAAAATCTTGAAATAGGGGCCGCTATTCCTGCGGTTTTGCTTCCTTGCCGGACGAAAAAATCTCTCCCAGCCCGACAGGTTCACTTACTCAGTGCTTACCTAGAGCTTTATAGACAGGAGTGGTGCTTGTGGGTAAAAGAGCGGCACTTGACTTGACAAAAAAAGTAAAGCGGTATAAAATATATAAAAATGCATATTTTCAAGGGGAGTAACCTTAAAAATAAAGTCGTCAGTTCGGTGTCAAGCACCCGGCTTTATTTGCATCTATTGCTGGTAAGACCTTGCCTAACTATTTTAGTAGGCAAGGTTTTTTATTTTATCATCGGGTAAACTAGGGCGTGTGTTCGGATAGTTTGAATACACGCCCAACTAGGAGGCTATATTAATATGGAACATTTTTTTACAATGGAAACCTTGTGGAATTTGGCGGCAATTGTATTTATTGATTTAATTCTGGCCGGTGACAATGCTCTGGTTATCGGCATGGCGGCAAGGAATTTGCCGAGAGGACAGCAGAAGAGGGCGATCTTCTGGGGCACCTTCGGCGCGATTTTTATCCGGGCCGTATCCACCCTGGTGGTAGTCTGGCTGCTGCGCATACCGGCCTTGATGATCACCGGCGGTGTGCTGCTGCTATGGATTGCCTATAAGCTGATCGTGGAGGAGAAGCAGCATGAGGTGGACGCACCGTCTGGCCTGGGTGCTGCCATCCGGACCATCGTGGTTGCCGACGGTGTGATGGGCATCGACAATGTCATGGGTATTGCCGGTGTGGCTCACGGCAACATGCTGCTGGTATTGATCGGCATTGGCATCACCATTCCGATCATTATCTGGGGCAGTACGGTATTTATTAAGCTGATTGAGCGGTATCCCTGGCTAATCTATGCCGGCGGCGGCATTCTGGCTTGGACGGCCGGCGGCATGATCAGCGGCGACTCGCTGCTGACCGGCCATGTGGCTGTTACTTCCGCTATGAAGTGGGGTGTACAGCTTGTTTTGACCGTTGGTCTTTTGGGTGTGGCCTGGCGGCAAAAACAGACCGGTTAACAGACGGGGCGATAAAGCGGTTACCGCCTGTTGACGCAGGGCTGTCCTTATGATATTGTAAATAACAATAAGCTGATCAATTACTTGAAGGCTGAGAGACCCTGAACCGGGTTTTCTCGGCCTTTTTTGCTAGCCCGGTCGGAAGTGGCATGTGGCGCCTTGCTTTGGCGTATAGTGTATAACAGCATCCATGGAAAGTTTTAGAAAATATCATAATCATGATTGACAACCTTTGTAATTAAACGTATAATGACCGTATAATAATTGATAAAAACAATTTACTAATTATCATATTGTGATAATTAGTAAATTGCATAGTTGAATAAGTTGACCAGACCACTGGAGGCTGAGGAACGCTGTAATGCATGCATTGCGGTGTACTTAGCCTTTTTGTCTTTATTAGAGGTTAATCTTTTTGGGAAGGGGGCGTGGCCGATGTATCAGGCGATTCTAGAGTATTTATCCCGCAACTGGGATAAGTATGTGGAAGCGGTCAACATACATATTGGCATTAGCCTGGCTGCTATGACGATCAGCATACTGCTGGCGGTGCCTCTGGGTATTTTATGCAGTAAAAAAGGCAGACTGTCGCTGCCGGTTATGAATACTTTTAATATGCTGCGTATTATTCCGAGCCTGGCCGTACTCGTGCTGGTTATGCCAATCCTGGGGACAGGATTTAAGCCGGCGCTGCTGGCGCTCACTTTACTGGCCATTCCGCCGGTGCTGATCAACACCTATCTGGGCTTTAAAAGCATCAGCCCTGCCGTTATCGAAAGTGCCTGCGCCATGGGGATGGGGGCGGCAAGAATTCTTTTTACGATTGAATTTCCGCTGGCCTTGCCGCTGATCATAACGGGGATACGCACGGCCTGCATTGAAGTCATAGCCAGTGCCACGCTGGCTTCGTATATTGGGGCCGGCGGGCTGGGTGACTTTATTTTTACCGGTCTTGGGCTGAACGATATGCGGATACTGCTCATCGGGGGCATCAGCGTAGCCGTGTTGTCTGTCTGTGCCGAGTTGTCGCTGGCCTTGATTTATCAGGGCATCACAAGATATCAGAGAAATTAACTAAAACTGAAATGAAAAGGGAGAGGATGCTATGTTTGGCAAAAAAGCAAAAACACTGATTGGCTCTATTCTGACCTTGGGTGTGCTGGCCCTGGGATTAACCGGCTGTGGCGGTGAGAAAGCGGCCGATAGCAAAGCGGCGGCCGGCAAGCCGACCATCAAAGTCGGTTCCAAGGATTTTACCGAATCGTTGATCTTAGGAGAACTGTATGCCCTGGCGCTGGAAAAGCAGGGGTATAAGGTGGAAAGAAAACTGAACCTGGGCAGTGCCATTGTACATGATTCTTTGGTGAATGGTGACATTGATTTTTATCCTGAGTATACGGGAACCGGTCTCTTAAGTGTTCTGAAGGAAGCTCCCCTGTTTGACTCCAAGCAAGTATATGACGAAGTGAGTGCCAAATATAAAGAAAAATTTAAGCTGATCTGGTTGAACCCTTCGACAGCCAATGATTCGCAAGGCCTGGTTATCGCTAAACGGGCAGCCGACAAATACGGCATCCGTACCATTTCGGATCTGCAAAAGCATGCAGCCGATATCCGGTTTGCTTCGCAGGGGCAGTTTGATGAACGGGAAGACGGTCTGCCGGCGTTGACCAAAGCCTATGGCGAGTTTAAGTTTAAGGAACGGAAACTGTATGATAATGGCCTGAAATACGATGTGCTGCATAATGATGAAGCCGATGTGGCCGTAGCGTATACGACGGAAGGACAACTGAGTAAAGATGAGTTTGTTGTGCTGGAAGATGACAAGCATGTATGGCCGCCTTATAATATTGCGCCGGTTATCCGCCAGGATGTGCTGGAAAAGAATCCGGAAATTAAGGATATTCTCAATAAAGTTACGGCGGCTATCGACAATAAGACCATTATTAAGCTGAATGCCGAAGTGGATATTAACAAGCGGGAATATACGGAAGTGGCCAAGGAGTTTTTTGAGCAACTGAAATAAAGTTGTGGGATATACATAGAAGAAAGCTGCCGGAATCGTATCCGGCAGCCATTCTTCTATTCATTTGTTACAGGAAAAGGAGGAGACGGAATTTGGATAGAACAGCCATCGAATTCCAGAAGGTAAGCAAACAATATCCCCACACGTCGCAGTATGCGGTCAGAGAGGTCAGCGCCCGTATTCCGGAAGGCAGTTTTATCACTATTTTAGGAACCTCCGGCTCAGGCAAGACAACCTTCTTAAAAATGATTAACCGGATCTATGAGCCAACTTCCGGTGATATTTTGTTTTTTGGCGAAAGCATTAAACAGTTAAAGGTGGAAGAGTACCGGCGGAAGATTGGTTATGTCATCCAGCAGATCGGCTTATTTCCCCATATGACGATTGAGGAAAATATTGCAACCGTGCCTACCATACTCAACTGGGATAAAAAACGTATTGCCCGGCGGGTGGAGGAATTGCTGGAGCTGGTGGGACTGGTACCGCAGGATTACAAAAAACGGTATCCCCGGCAG is a genomic window of Propionispora vibrioides containing:
- a CDS encoding ABC transporter permease, which translates into the protein MYQAILEYLSRNWDKYVEAVNIHIGISLAAMTISILLAVPLGILCSKKGRLSLPVMNTFNMLRIIPSLAVLVLVMPILGTGFKPALLALTLLAIPPVLINTYLGFKSISPAVIESACAMGMGAARILFTIEFPLALPLIITGIRTACIEVIASATLASYIGAGGLGDFIFTGLGLNDMRILLIGGISVAVLSVCAELSLALIYQGITRYQRN
- the sdaAA gene encoding L-serine ammonia-lyase, iron-sulfur-dependent, subunit alpha; this translates as MNYGYIADLVSLATERKQQLSDIVLATETANSDYPAAYFWEAMRERYGVMKEAAVSGLKLREKSASGMVGGDAAMLAGGDLFLGPVVTKTAAYAIAISEVNASMGRIVACPTAGSCGIVPGAVLAVCECLDYPEEAAIRALFTAAGIGEVVAKNATVAGAVGGCQAECGTAAAMAAAAVVELRGGTAYQSAQAVALALKNMLGLICDPVAGLVEVPCVKRNGFAAVHALLAAQLALAGVESVIPADEVIAAMYRIGLDLPSSLKETSEGGLAKTPTGQKINERLLI
- a CDS encoding aconitate hydratase, which translates into the protein MKQTMTAKIIGSHLVSGKMVAGEEIGIRIDQTLTQDSTGTMAYLQLEAMNIPRVKTKLSVAYIDHNTLQTGYENADDHLFIQTVAAKHGIVFSKPGNGICHQVNVERFGRPGWTLLGSDSHTPTGGGIGMLAIGAGGLDVAVAMAGGAYYLKMPKVCRVELTGKLQPWVSGKDIILELLRRLSVKGGTGRVFEYTGEGAARLTVPERATITNMGAELGATTSLFASDEMTRAFLAAQGREADWTPLAPDEGAEYDETVVINLDELQPLVAKPHSPDNVAPVVELTDSKVDQVAIGSCTNSSYLDLIKVAKILEGKQVHPEVSLVIAPGSRQVLGMLADSGALSVLLRAGARILECACGPCIGMGQSPKSGGISLRTFNRNFEGRSGTPDAKVYLVSPEVAAVSALTGTITDPRTFGAAPVVVMPDKFVSDDHLLVFPPADGQAVEVVRGPNIKPFPKAQPPAESLRAPVLLKVGDNITTDHIMPSHASLLPYRSNIPHLAKYCFSGVDSSFPERALQAHGGIIVGGNNYGQGSSREHAALAPLYLGIKAVLVQSFARIHRANLINFGIVPLLFADSADYAGISLNDELVIENLRDQLSAATVLTVRNVTTGKDIPVKWEATERERQIILAGGLLNYTRQAGGVGRA
- a CDS encoding glycine betaine ABC transporter substrate-binding protein; translation: MFGKKAKTLIGSILTLGVLALGLTGCGGEKAADSKAAAGKPTIKVGSKDFTESLILGELYALALEKQGYKVERKLNLGSAIVHDSLVNGDIDFYPEYTGTGLLSVLKEAPLFDSKQVYDEVSAKYKEKFKLIWLNPSTANDSQGLVIAKRAADKYGIRTISDLQKHAADIRFASQGQFDEREDGLPALTKAYGEFKFKERKLYDNGLKYDVLHNDEADVAVAYTTEGQLSKDEFVVLEDDKHVWPPYNIAPVIRQDVLEKNPEIKDILNKVTAAIDNKTIIKLNAEVDINKREYTEVAKEFFEQLK
- a CDS encoding TerC family protein; this translates as MEHFFTMETLWNLAAIVFIDLILAGDNALVIGMAARNLPRGQQKRAIFWGTFGAIFIRAVSTLVVVWLLRIPALMITGGVLLLWIAYKLIVEEKQHEVDAPSGLGAAIRTIVVADGVMGIDNVMGIAGVAHGNMLLVLIGIGITIPIIIWGSTVFIKLIERYPWLIYAGGGILAWTAGGMISGDSLLTGHVAVTSAMKWGVQLVLTVGLLGVAWRQKQTG
- a CDS encoding helix-turn-helix domain-containing protein, whose translation is MPQKGRLAIEEKVRIVEDYLAGKIGFRKTCEEKGIGQTTLKIWIRLYKTRGVEGLTPTSTARKYSAELKETAIREYLAGEESLEGLCRKYDITHSQIVRKWIKKYNHHEGFTKPTSGGEIHMVKGRATTLDERIEIVSDCIANGKDYAAMTEKYRVSYPQIYNWVHKYETSGVDGLIDKRGKRKLSDEMTEIDRLRAENRLLQAENKRKEMEIEILKKVQEVERRRS
- the sdaAB gene encoding L-serine ammonia-lyase, iron-sulfur-dependent subunit beta → MGVLDIIGPIMIGPSSSHTAGAARLGNMARTILGEEPVKATIQLYGSFARTYKGHGTDKALVAGLMGLSPEDPAIKTALDRAARSALQVVFTREDGQDCHPNTVKFLLEGESGRKVAVTGASTGGGRIVISKIDGYEVECTGEYYTLIAVYQDKPGIVAAVTQILAQHDVNIAFMKVSRKQKGAQALMILEADQPITEDVIAAVDRLPAMESALLVKPL
- a CDS encoding IS3 family transposase, with translation MHTEKNYPVANLCQALNLNRSSYYKWLNRSKNIDEQDKDLVHKLGYLYAQYNGIYGYRRLTDELNSRYGTHYNYKRVYRLTRLAGLKAVIRRKRPQYRRSTPEVTAENILSRNFTAKNLNKKWLTDVTEFKYGNGEKLYLSAILDLKDRSVVSFAYGKHNNNRLVFDTFDLAVTKYPEAHPLFHSDRGFQYTSKQFKTKLDKAGMLQSMSRVGRCIDNGPMEGFWGILKCETYYLNKFDDYNSLVVAIEDYIHFYNYERRQKKLNRLAPMMYRQLLERVI
- a CDS encoding isocitrate/isopropylmalate dehydrogenase family protein; the encoded protein is MRKVTLIPGDGVGPEIAKAVQSIFAAAKAPVAWDICQAGQAGIDQAGEPLPEATLASIRANGLAFKGPLTTQIGKGYRSINVTLRQTFDLYCNLRPVKSLAGIGSRYEGVDLVIFRENTEDLYAGVEHKVGADAAESIKIITRKASLRIAEAAFTYAVKHSRKKVTAVHKANIMKLSDGLFLECAREVAARYPQITYEEVIVDNMCMQLVIRPQSYDVLLAPNLYGDIISDLCAGLAGGLGVVPGANIGTECAIFEAVHGTAPDIAGKNIVNPVAMLLSGLMLLEHIGETAIAGRIRAVVERVIAEGKTVTPDIGGTASTVEMTEAIIKLL